From the genome of Desulfuromonas sp., one region includes:
- the rpmG gene encoding 50S ribosomal protein L33 — MRDIVTLACTECKRRNYTTTKNKRNTPDKLEFSKYCRFCQKHTAHRETK, encoded by the coding sequence CGGGATATTGTCACACTGGCTTGCACCGAGTGCAAGCGGCGGAATTACACCACGACCAAAAACAAGCGAAACACGCCCGACAAGCTGGAGTTCAGCAAGTATTGTCGGTTCTGTCAGAAGCACACCGCCCATCGCGAAACGAAGTAG
- the nusG gene encoding transcription termination/antitermination protein NusG codes for MDMKWYGVHTYSGYENKVKLNLEERIRALGAEDSFGEVLIPSETVVELKKGERKTSTRKFFPGYILVRMELNNETWHIVKDTPKVTGFVGGGTAPPAIPDEEVAKITTRMEEGVERPKPKVEFEVGETVRVIDGPFLNFTGVVEDVKPDKAKLKVMVSIFGRVTPVELEFIQVEKTS; via the coding sequence GTGGATATGAAGTGGTATGGTGTGCATACCTACTCGGGCTATGAGAACAAGGTCAAGCTCAATCTCGAGGAGCGAATCCGGGCCCTGGGGGCCGAGGATTCCTTTGGCGAGGTGCTGATCCCTTCCGAGACGGTCGTCGAGTTGAAGAAGGGGGAGCGCAAGACCTCTACCCGGAAGTTCTTCCCGGGCTACATTCTGGTGCGGATGGAGCTCAACAACGAAACCTGGCATATTGTCAAGGATACGCCCAAGGTGACCGGTTTCGTCGGCGGGGGAACTGCCCCGCCCGCCATCCCCGACGAGGAGGTGGCCAAGATCACAACCCGCATGGAAGAAGGGGTTGAGCGGCCCAAGCCCAAGGTTGAATTCGAGGTGGGAGAGACGGTGCGAGTCATCGACGGACCCTTCCTCAACTTCACCGGGGTGGTGGAGGATGTCAAGCCCGACAAGGCGAAACTCAAGGTCATGGTCAGCATCTTTGGCCGGGTGACTCCCGTCGAGCTCGAGTTTATTCAGGTGGAAAAGACCAGCTGA
- the secE gene encoding preprotein translocase subunit SecE yields MLGKTTEFFTNVKGELKKVTWPTKKDTYGSTLVVISVVIVIGIFLWVVDSALSTLIRVILS; encoded by the coding sequence GTGCTTGGTAAAACAACCGAATTTTTCACCAACGTCAAGGGTGAGCTGAAGAAGGTCACCTGGCCGACCAAGAAGGACACTTATGGGTCCACTCTTGTTGTCATCTCTGTGGTGATTGTGATCGGTATCTTTTTGTGGGTCGTCGATTCGGCCCTTTCCACGCTGATTCGGGTCATCCTGAGTTGA